Proteins encoded within one genomic window of Oceanithermus desulfurans:
- a CDS encoding S-ribosylhomocysteine lyase yields MAKVASFDLDHTKVRAPYVRLADRKHTPGGEVISKWDLRVGQPNREVIGTGAMHTFEHLLAMKMRDHLEGIVDVSPMGCRTGFYAVIIGEPKPEAVMEAFAGALADIVAHEGPVPAANPLECGNYRDHDLEEAKFWSRHVLEKGLHVQETVLIEGR; encoded by the coding sequence ATGGCCAAGGTTGCCTCGTTCGATCTGGATCACACCAAAGTGCGGGCGCCGTACGTGCGCCTGGCCGACCGTAAGCACACTCCCGGCGGGGAGGTGATCAGCAAGTGGGACCTGCGGGTGGGCCAGCCCAACCGTGAGGTGATCGGCACCGGGGCGATGCACACCTTCGAGCACCTGCTCGCCATGAAGATGCGCGACCACCTGGAGGGCATCGTGGACGTGAGCCCGATGGGCTGCCGCACCGGGTTCTACGCGGTGATCATCGGCGAGCCAAAGCCCGAAGCGGTGATGGAAGCTTTTGCGGGGGCGCTGGCCGACATCGTCGCCCACGAGGGGCCGGTGCCCGCGGCCAACCCGCTCGAGTGCGGCAACTACCGCGATCATGACCTGGAGGAGGCCAAGTTCTGGTCGCGGCACGTGCTGGAGAAGGGCCTTCACGTCCAGGAAACGGTCCTGATCGAGGGGCGCTGA
- a CDS encoding 5'-methylthioadenosine/adenosylhomocysteine nucleosidase has translation MEGPILLLAAEGEEAEAVLARMQRPEKLEAPWPAFAGELGGHQVRLLESGIGKAAAGAVVGWAAARYAPSRAVWLGVAGSLNPELSTGDVLIADDAVQWDMDLTPLGREPGELDSGERFIPADPALTDALHESARRLGYHHVRGRVASGDKFVADPGTARWIRATFGADAVEMEGAAALWAARRLGVPMALVRAVTDAADTAAPGAFEAFLVEVSQKLAALVEDTLAHLDRVD, from the coding sequence GTGGAAGGGCCCATTCTGCTCCTGGCCGCCGAAGGCGAAGAAGCCGAGGCGGTGCTCGCGCGCATGCAACGCCCCGAGAAGCTCGAGGCGCCCTGGCCGGCGTTCGCCGGCGAGCTGGGCGGCCACCAGGTGCGGCTTTTGGAAAGCGGCATCGGCAAGGCGGCCGCGGGCGCGGTGGTGGGCTGGGCGGCGGCCCGCTACGCCCCGTCCCGCGCCGTCTGGCTGGGGGTGGCGGGCTCGCTGAACCCCGAGCTTTCCACCGGCGACGTCCTCATCGCCGACGACGCGGTGCAGTGGGACATGGACCTCACCCCGCTGGGTCGCGAGCCGGGCGAGCTCGACAGCGGCGAGCGCTTCATCCCCGCCGACCCCGCGCTAACGGACGCGCTGCACGAAAGCGCCCGGCGGCTGGGCTACCACCACGTGCGCGGCCGGGTCGCCAGCGGCGACAAGTTCGTGGCCGACCCCGGGACCGCCCGCTGGATCCGCGCCACCTTTGGCGCCGACGCGGTGGAGATGGAAGGGGCGGCGGCGCTGTGGGCGGCGCGCCGGCTGGGGGTGCCGATGGCGCTGGTGCGGGCCGTCACCGACGCCGCCGACACCGCCGCGCCGGGGGCGTTCGAGGCCTTCCTGGTGGAGGTCTCGCAGAAGCTGGCCGCGCTCGTCGAGGACACCCTAGCCCACCTCGACCGGGTAGATTGA
- a CDS encoding D-alanine--D-alanine ligase family protein, with protein sequence MKPKRILLVAGGRSGEHEVSLQSAQGVLEALPFDADPAVIAKDGRWLLGRLALDAIEVGHAPRGDHPFPPPVAWYDYDVVFPLLHGRWGEDGTIQGFFEMLGVPYVGADVTASAVCMDKDLSKRILAQAGLPVVPWEVLRMGEPVFVGLEPPFFVKPARAGSSVGIAKVRRYAELRPALEEAFRHDDKVVIEQAVAGVRELEVALLGNVEAEASVVGEVRYEAEFYDYATKYTAGAAELDIPAALDPGTQETVQEMARRAYRVLGVRGMARVDFFLAASGEVYLNELNTIPGFTPFSMYPKLWQASGRTYPELLTRLVELALE encoded by the coding sequence GTGAAGCCGAAACGCATTCTGCTCGTGGCCGGGGGGCGCTCGGGGGAGCACGAGGTCTCGCTGCAGTCGGCCCAGGGGGTGCTCGAGGCCCTGCCCTTCGACGCCGACCCCGCCGTGATCGCCAAGGACGGCCGCTGGCTGCTGGGGCGGCTGGCGCTCGACGCGATCGAGGTCGGCCACGCTCCGAGGGGCGACCACCCCTTCCCGCCGCCCGTCGCCTGGTACGACTACGACGTCGTCTTCCCGCTGCTGCACGGTCGCTGGGGTGAGGACGGCACGATCCAGGGGTTCTTCGAGATGCTGGGGGTGCCCTACGTGGGCGCCGACGTCACCGCCAGCGCCGTCTGCATGGACAAGGACCTCTCGAAGCGGATTCTCGCCCAAGCGGGCCTGCCGGTGGTGCCCTGGGAGGTGCTGCGCATGGGCGAGCCCGTCTTCGTGGGGCTCGAGCCCCCCTTCTTCGTCAAGCCCGCCCGCGCCGGCTCCAGTGTGGGAATCGCCAAGGTGCGGCGCTACGCCGAGCTGCGCCCGGCCCTGGAGGAGGCCTTCCGCCACGACGACAAGGTGGTCATCGAGCAGGCGGTGGCGGGGGTGCGCGAGCTCGAGGTGGCCCTGCTGGGCAACGTCGAGGCGGAGGCCAGCGTGGTGGGCGAGGTGCGCTACGAGGCGGAGTTCTACGACTACGCCACCAAGTACACCGCGGGGGCCGCCGAGCTGGACATCCCCGCCGCCCTCGACCCCGGCACCCAGGAGACGGTGCAGGAGATGGCGCGGCGTGCCTACCGGGTTCTGGGCGTGCGGGGGATGGCGCGGGTCGACTTCTTCCTGGCCGCGTCCGGCGAGGTCTACCTGAACGAGCTCAACACCATCCCCGGGTTCACCCCCTTCTCCATGTACCCCAAGCTGTGGCAGGCCTCGGGCCGCACCTACCCGGAGCTGCTTACCCGCTTGGTAGAATTGGCACTGGAATGA
- a CDS encoding ankyrin repeat domain-containing protein, which produces MKRILFLLCFLGVMALAEEYVPWQPLESGWYAGSFTVYDDLTDPYERRSAYREEQSLDPVLELARDPAAAAEHFRELVQQGHSLQVRTKEGATVLHEFAKYNRNPDVARVLVDLGADVNARDKKGLTPLHYAAIWSENPEVIRTLVALGARIDARDNYGETPLHSAVTYNPFTPVSMALLELGADPRAEDHLGYSVLSRAVRNSSNPLIVAELIRRVGCEGQACLRIASMSNNLFTLDLLLRRSLGSLPGPRLMREVGGDPFVLFRDEDQTPLDGLLRTLCRYGVNLQAKDKSGLTPSQTIQTISHRIVGGFDRTAYRLITNPISCNESKHPQADLATGVKVLDPALVLDGLQHGARPKGLPKLFQPFTEDYFNYTPDTYDGLAILWLLVEYGADIDERDAGGYTALHVLASAVQQGVGHADATLDSAKLLLLEVLGLGADVNARGGRGYTPLQLAMCNRHWPEFATRVLLAHGADPNLYNELGRNALHYWALNNPQPLKKLVAYGLNVKAAVNHADAWGDTPLLLMLRYGQPSLLLDELLAYGPDPQVVDKDGYGAILMWAAGNSGEDVLERLAGLGVRAVRTDRYGANALHYYLRSVSSSELANHAPMSYDDTAPWLPVCGWAPERSDISAGVLERLVELGADPTQRDERGRLPIHYLAIAARHSLKDFDFARAVTVLASDKSLINATDLEGFTPLHLALYSRTKALYTELLRLGADPRIKDGFGRDALHLAMDIRLRPEQKIQLIELLESYGADIRARDGSGRSLLHHALSSEVADFLLGRGLDVDGRDYLWRTPLHYQNSFVPSSYTAAYQLIERGADVNARDVWGRVPLHYAKNAPLVNLLVVHGANANARDNEGLTPLFLANWQAAAALLKMGASASVRANDGRTPLHRADLDETTAKLLLAAGADVNARDERRRTPLHIVNREAVAALLMRAGAKANAADADGRTPVHLHPMNASTYLAYWADPNARDRIGDTPLHALLKMPGSCRMKYDSAAALLAAGANPQVRNNQGITPLDLLKKPANACLASIFEFYGSGDAGAASSAQGAQ; this is translated from the coding sequence ATGAAACGGATTTTATTCCTCCTTTGTTTTCTGGGCGTAATGGCTCTGGCGGAAGAATACGTACCCTGGCAGCCGCTCGAGTCGGGTTGGTACGCGGGTTCGTTTACGGTGTACGACGACCTGACGGATCCCTACGAGAGGCGATCCGCATACAGGGAGGAACAATCCCTCGATCCGGTCCTGGAACTGGCGCGTGACCCCGCGGCAGCCGCAGAGCATTTTCGCGAGCTGGTCCAGCAGGGCCACAGCCTCCAGGTTCGAACAAAAGAAGGCGCTACCGTACTGCACGAGTTTGCCAAGTACAACCGCAACCCCGACGTCGCCCGTGTCCTGGTTGATTTGGGGGCCGACGTGAACGCAAGGGACAAGAAGGGCTTGACGCCGTTGCATTACGCCGCCATCTGGAGCGAAAACCCCGAAGTCATCAGAACGCTGGTGGCCCTGGGGGCCCGGATCGACGCGCGGGATAACTATGGCGAAACGCCTCTGCACAGCGCCGTAACGTACAACCCCTTCACGCCGGTTTCCATGGCGTTGCTCGAACTGGGGGCCGATCCACGGGCCGAAGACCATCTTGGGTACTCTGTTCTGTCACGCGCCGTCCGGAACTCCAGTAACCCCTTGATCGTAGCCGAGTTGATTCGGCGTGTGGGTTGTGAGGGTCAGGCGTGCCTGCGTATCGCTTCCATGTCCAACAACCTCTTCACGCTCGACCTGCTGCTGCGCCGGTCATTGGGTTCGCTTCCCGGACCCCGTCTGATGCGGGAGGTTGGCGGCGACCCCTTTGTTTTGTTCCGAGACGAAGACCAAACCCCACTCGACGGTTTGCTGCGCACGCTTTGTCGCTATGGGGTCAACCTGCAGGCGAAGGACAAATCCGGCCTTACGCCTTCGCAAACCATACAAACTATAAGCCACCGTATTGTCGGCGGATTCGATCGCACGGCTTACCGCCTGATTACAAACCCAATAAGTTGTAATGAAAGCAAACATCCCCAAGCCGACCTAGCCACCGGAGTGAAGGTGCTCGATCCCGCGCTGGTGCTCGATGGGCTCCAGCACGGCGCCCGCCCCAAAGGGTTGCCTAAGTTGTTCCAGCCCTTTACCGAGGATTATTTCAATTACACCCCCGATACGTACGACGGGCTCGCGATCCTGTGGTTGCTGGTCGAGTACGGAGCGGACATTGACGAACGCGATGCTGGCGGCTACACCGCCTTGCACGTGCTGGCGAGCGCCGTCCAGCAGGGTGTGGGACACGCGGACGCGACCCTGGATAGCGCCAAGCTCCTTTTACTTGAGGTGCTGGGTTTGGGCGCCGACGTGAACGCACGCGGAGGGCGCGGTTATACGCCCCTGCAGCTGGCCATGTGCAACCGCCACTGGCCCGAGTTCGCCACCCGGGTCCTGCTGGCACACGGGGCCGACCCCAACCTCTACAACGAGCTGGGCCGGAACGCCTTGCACTACTGGGCACTTAATAACCCGCAACCGCTGAAAAAGTTGGTGGCCTACGGCTTGAACGTGAAGGCCGCCGTCAACCACGCCGACGCGTGGGGCGATACGCCGCTGCTCCTGATGCTGCGGTACGGTCAGCCGTCTCTTCTTCTCGACGAGCTGCTGGCCTACGGGCCCGACCCGCAGGTGGTAGACAAGGACGGCTACGGGGCGATCCTGATGTGGGCGGCCGGCAACTCCGGAGAGGACGTCCTGGAGCGTCTGGCTGGATTGGGGGTGCGGGCCGTTCGCACCGACCGCTACGGCGCCAACGCACTCCACTACTACCTGCGGTCCGTGTCTTCGTCCGAGTTGGCCAACCACGCTCCTATGAGCTATGACGACACGGCGCCTTGGCTGCCGGTGTGCGGGTGGGCTCCGGAGCGCAGCGACATTTCGGCGGGGGTTCTCGAGCGCCTGGTCGAACTCGGGGCCGACCCGACCCAGCGCGACGAGCGCGGGCGGTTGCCGATCCACTACCTGGCGATCGCAGCGAGGCATTCACTCAAAGATTTCGACTTTGCCCGTGCGGTAACGGTGCTGGCCTCCGACAAGTCCCTGATCAACGCCACCGACCTGGAAGGCTTTACACCGCTGCATCTGGCTCTCTATTCAAGGACGAAAGCGTTGTACACCGAACTCTTGCGGTTGGGTGCGGACCCCCGGATCAAGGACGGATTCGGGCGTGACGCGCTACACCTCGCGATGGACATCCGGCTCAGGCCGGAGCAAAAAATCCAGCTGATCGAGCTACTCGAAAGCTACGGAGCCGACATTCGCGCCAGGGACGGCTCGGGGCGCAGTCTGCTGCACCACGCCCTTTCCAGCGAGGTGGCTGACTTCCTGCTGGGCCGGGGTCTCGACGTGGACGGCCGCGACTATCTGTGGCGCACGCCGCTGCATTATCAAAACTCCTTTGTTCCATCCAGCTACACAGCCGCGTACCAGCTCATTGAACGGGGTGCCGACGTGAACGCACGCGACGTTTGGGGGCGTGTGCCGCTCCATTACGCGAAAAATGCGCCCCTTGTCAACCTACTGGTCGTTCACGGCGCTAACGCGAACGCCCGCGACAACGAAGGCTTGACCCCGCTCTTCCTGGCCAACTGGCAGGCAGCCGCCGCTTTGCTGAAGATGGGGGCAAGCGCCAGCGTGCGTGCCAATGATGGACGCACACCACTGCACCGGGCGGATCTGGACGAAACCACCGCGAAGCTCCTGCTCGCGGCCGGGGCCGACGTGAACGCCCGCGACGAGCGGCGACGTACGCCTCTGCATATCGTGAACCGCGAAGCGGTGGCGGCCCTCCTCATGCGGGCGGGAGCGAAGGCCAATGCGGCAGACGCTGACGGCCGTACCCCCGTGCACCTGCACCCCATGAACGCGAGCACCTACCTGGCGTACTGGGCCGATCCCAACGCTCGTGATAGGATCGGTGACACCCCCTTGCATGCCTTACTGAAAATGCCCGGGTCGTGCCGCATGAAATACGATTCAGCGGCTGCCCTACTCGCCGCCGGGGCCAATCCCCAGGTCAGGAACAACCAGGGGATTACCCCGCTCGATCTTCTGAAAAAGCCCGCGAACGCCTGCCTCGCGAGCATCTTTGAGTTTTACGGTTCCGGAGACGCCGGTGCGGCCTCATCCGCTCAGGGCGCCCAGTAG
- the pth gene encoding aminoacyl-tRNA hydrolase, producing MRPDVELDEGDPDVSARFLVVGLGNPGPRYAETRHNLGFWVVDRLAREERLAWKQQGRAFTTRWGSGWLMKPTTFMNASGEAVAPFVRYYKIDPERLLVVHDDMDLPLGRMRLRRAGSAGGQKGVRSIIEQLGTDRFDRLRLGIGRPPAGWDAAGWVLSKFSPEERRVADRVVAAAAEAVRVWRDEGLEAAQQRFNGLDLREG from the coding sequence ATGCGGCCCGACGTGGAGCTGGACGAGGGGGATCCTGACGTGAGCGCGCGCTTTCTGGTGGTGGGGCTGGGCAACCCCGGACCCCGCTACGCCGAGACCCGCCACAACCTGGGGTTTTGGGTGGTCGACCGCCTCGCCCGCGAGGAGCGCCTCGCCTGGAAGCAGCAGGGCCGGGCCTTCACCACCCGCTGGGGGAGCGGCTGGCTGATGAAGCCCACCACCTTCATGAACGCCTCGGGCGAAGCGGTCGCGCCCTTCGTGCGCTACTACAAGATCGACCCCGAGCGCCTGCTGGTGGTGCACGACGACATGGACCTGCCCCTGGGTCGGATGCGGCTGCGCCGCGCCGGCAGCGCCGGGGGGCAGAAGGGGGTGCGCTCGATCATCGAGCAGCTGGGCACCGACCGCTTCGACCGCCTGCGCCTGGGCATCGGCCGGCCGCCGGCCGGCTGGGACGCGGCGGGATGGGTGCTTTCGAAGTTTTCGCCCGAAGAGCGCCGCGTCGCCGACCGGGTGGTGGCCGCGGCCGCCGAGGCGGTGCGGGTTTGGCGCGACGAGGGGCTGGAGGCCGCGCAGCAGCGCTTCAACGGGCTGGACCTGCGGGAGGGGTAG
- a CDS encoding ribose-phosphate diphosphokinase, with amino-acid sequence MKLFSGNANRTLAEKIAGYLGLPLGESLVQRFPDGEVRLQLGESVRGNDVYVVQPTAPPVNENLMELLLYADALRRSSAGRINAVVPYFGYARQDKQSIGREPISAKLVADLIERAGYHRVIAIDLHAPQIQGFFNIPVDHLRSVRLFAEYIEREGLADGAVVVSPDAGRAEEARRLSNLLGLPMAMLAKRRTGPTETEVTYVIGDVAGLRPLIIDDIVSTGGTIRRGVDALVAAGARPEAVVMATHAVLVGPARSNLSHMGIERVVFTDTIALDAGEGYEILSTAPLLAQAIRAVHTHQSVSALI; translated from the coding sequence ATGAAGCTGTTTTCGGGGAACGCCAACCGGACGCTGGCCGAGAAGATCGCCGGTTATCTGGGGTTGCCGCTGGGGGAGTCGCTGGTGCAGCGCTTCCCCGACGGCGAGGTGCGGCTGCAGCTGGGGGAGAGCGTGCGCGGCAACGACGTCTACGTGGTCCAGCCCACCGCGCCGCCGGTCAACGAGAACCTGATGGAGCTCTTGCTCTACGCCGACGCGCTCCGGCGCTCGAGCGCCGGCCGCATCAACGCCGTGGTGCCCTACTTCGGCTACGCGCGCCAGGACAAGCAGAGCATCGGGCGCGAGCCCATCAGCGCCAAGCTGGTGGCTGACCTGATCGAGCGGGCGGGGTACCACCGGGTGATCGCCATCGATCTGCACGCTCCCCAGATCCAGGGCTTCTTCAACATCCCGGTCGACCACCTGCGCTCGGTGCGCCTCTTCGCCGAGTACATCGAGCGTGAGGGGCTGGCCGACGGGGCGGTCGTCGTCAGCCCCGACGCCGGCCGCGCCGAGGAGGCGCGGCGGCTTTCCAACCTGCTGGGCCTGCCCATGGCCATGCTGGCCAAGCGCCGCACCGGCCCCACCGAGACCGAGGTCACCTACGTGATCGGCGACGTGGCGGGGCTCAGGCCCCTCATCATCGACGACATCGTCTCCACCGGAGGCACGATCCGCCGCGGGGTGGACGCGCTGGTGGCTGCGGGGGCCCGGCCCGAGGCGGTGGTGATGGCCACCCACGCGGTGCTCGTGGGCCCGGCGCGCAGCAACCTCTCGCACATGGGCATCGAACGGGTCGTCTTCACCGACACCATCGCGCTCGACGCCGGCGAGGGGTACGAGATCCTCTCGACCGCGCCGCTACTGGCGCAGGCGATTCGCGCGGTGCACACGCACCAGTCGGTCTCGGCGCTGATATAA
- a CDS encoding 50S ribosomal protein L25 encodes MEYKLKAYYRESEKPKVLRREGKLPGIMYNKNVNKKLYVQLGEFDKVFRNAGVHHVITLELPDGETVDTVVRQVQLDKRRRRPEHVDFYVLTKGQTLDMYVNLKFVGEAKGVKLGGVLSTPLTDLEVRVLPRNIPQGIEVDVSELEIGDVLHASDLALPEGVELLTDPEAVVATVVPPEDVEKLEAEAAEAEGMEAEPELIKRGKAEEEEAE; translated from the coding sequence ATGGAGTATAAGCTCAAAGCCTATTACCGCGAGTCGGAAAAACCCAAGGTGCTGCGGCGTGAAGGCAAGCTGCCCGGCATCATGTACAACAAGAACGTCAACAAGAAGCTCTACGTCCAGCTGGGCGAGTTCGACAAGGTGTTCCGTAACGCCGGCGTGCACCACGTGATCACGCTCGAGCTTCCCGACGGCGAGACCGTCGACACCGTGGTCCGTCAGGTCCAGCTCGACAAGCGCCGCCGCCGTCCCGAGCACGTGGACTTTTACGTGCTCACCAAGGGCCAGACCCTGGACATGTACGTCAACCTCAAGTTCGTGGGCGAGGCCAAGGGCGTCAAGCTGGGGGGCGTGCTCTCGACGCCGCTCACCGACCTGGAGGTGCGGGTGCTGCCGCGCAACATCCCTCAGGGTATTGAGGTGGACGTCTCGGAGCTGGAGATCGGCGACGTGCTCCACGCTTCGGACCTGGCCCTGCCCGAGGGGGTCGAGCTGCTCACCGACCCCGAGGCCGTGGTGGCCACGGTGGTGCCGCCCGAAGACGTCGAGAAGCTCGAGGCCGAGGCCGCCGAAGCCGAGGGCATGGAGGCCGAGCCCGAGCTGATCAAGCGCGGTAAGGCGGAAGAGGAAGAGGCCGAGTAG
- a CDS encoding helicase HerA domain-containing protein has product MKRHFYLGRLYDDAAGDLGETPFTYDPDDLTTHGVILGMTGSGKTGLGIGLLEEAARKRIPALILDPKGDLTNELLHFPRLAPEDFEPWVNPDEARRAGKTTAELAAEKAALWQKGLAGWGLGPEQIRELDRVGYAVYTPGSTAGLPVSILASLRAPAGDWGTQAEELREQVASTATALLGLVGYADLDPVTSREHILVARILEAAWRAGRDLDLGELIMQVQNPPFEKLGVFDTDTFFPPRERFGLAMRLNNILAAPAFQVWTEGQPLDVGALLYAADGTPRHSVFYIAHLSDEERMFFVTLLLTALESWTRKQSGTTALRALLYFDEIYGYLPPGANPPSKGPLLRLLKQARAFGVGLLLATQNPVDVDYKALTNAGTWFIGRLQTQYDKQRLLDGLEGVSGGLDREAFDRLISSLGKRVFLAKNVHEKAPVLFGTRWVMNYLAGPLTREQIPALNALAGAGATAPAPGGVREEAAPAARNPEAAELPGFATRPAVPAGVEEYVLPAALAFAEAARRAGVQATDPDGILYRPELLAQAEVRFARRKYGLNTVLKTAALVPPDELEGLVRWEDHAREPFDEGVPDTRPAPDARWEELPAELAAARGLAKRARDFKDWIYQSASVEVWHNPHLKLYGGPELGREAFLARCRKEAEWKAREEAEKQRSKYERRVATLKKKLERELRELAEDEAELSRRKMEEMGGYLDTVIGLFGGRKRALTGALSKRRMTARAKEDVEESKAEIAALEKEIQDLLDELENEVGAIEDRWEELAADVERIPVTPYKKDIALEYFGVAWVPYYVAKGRLLRAVG; this is encoded by the coding sequence ATGAAGCGACATTTCTACCTGGGCCGCCTCTACGACGACGCGGCCGGCGACCTCGGCGAGACACCGTTCACCTACGACCCCGACGACCTGACGACCCACGGCGTCATCCTGGGCATGACGGGTTCGGGCAAAACGGGTCTGGGCATCGGGCTGCTCGAGGAGGCGGCGAGGAAGCGGATTCCCGCGCTGATCCTCGACCCCAAGGGCGACCTGACCAACGAACTGCTGCACTTTCCGCGGCTGGCCCCGGAGGACTTCGAACCCTGGGTCAACCCCGACGAGGCCCGGCGTGCGGGCAAGACGACGGCCGAGCTGGCCGCTGAGAAGGCGGCGCTGTGGCAGAAGGGCCTGGCCGGCTGGGGGCTGGGCCCCGAGCAGATCCGCGAGCTGGACCGCGTCGGCTACGCCGTCTACACCCCCGGCTCCACGGCCGGCCTTCCCGTCTCCATCCTGGCTTCGCTGCGCGCCCCGGCGGGCGACTGGGGCACCCAGGCCGAGGAGCTGCGCGAGCAGGTGGCCAGCACCGCCACGGCCCTGCTGGGCCTGGTCGGCTACGCCGACCTCGACCCGGTCACCAGCCGCGAACACATCCTGGTGGCGCGCATCCTCGAGGCGGCCTGGCGCGCGGGGCGCGACCTCGACCTGGGCGAGCTGATCATGCAGGTTCAGAACCCCCCCTTCGAGAAGCTGGGCGTCTTCGACACCGACACCTTCTTCCCGCCGCGTGAGCGCTTCGGGCTGGCCATGCGCCTCAACAACATCCTGGCCGCGCCCGCCTTCCAGGTCTGGACCGAGGGCCAGCCGCTCGACGTAGGGGCGCTCCTCTACGCCGCAGACGGCACCCCGCGCCACAGCGTCTTTTACATCGCCCACCTTTCCGACGAGGAACGAATGTTCTTCGTCACCCTGCTGCTCACAGCGCTGGAGAGCTGGACCCGCAAGCAGTCGGGCACCACCGCGCTCAGGGCGCTGCTCTACTTCGACGAGATCTACGGCTACCTGCCGCCGGGGGCGAACCCGCCCAGCAAGGGGCCGCTGCTGCGGTTGCTCAAGCAGGCGCGCGCCTTCGGGGTGGGGCTCCTGCTCGCCACCCAGAACCCGGTGGACGTCGACTACAAGGCGCTCACCAACGCCGGCACCTGGTTCATCGGCCGCCTGCAGACCCAGTACGACAAACAGCGTCTCCTCGACGGGCTCGAGGGCGTTTCCGGCGGCCTCGACCGCGAGGCGTTCGACCGCCTCATCTCCAGCCTGGGCAAGCGCGTCTTCCTGGCCAAGAACGTCCACGAGAAGGCACCGGTCCTCTTCGGCACCCGCTGGGTGATGAACTACCTGGCCGGGCCGCTGACCCGCGAGCAGATCCCGGCGCTCAACGCGCTGGCGGGGGCCGGGGCGACCGCTCCTGCGCCGGGAGGCGTGCGTGAGGAGGCCGCCCCCGCCGCCCGCAATCCGGAGGCCGCCGAGCTGCCCGGGTTCGCCACCCGCCCGGCGGTGCCCGCGGGGGTGGAGGAGTACGTGCTGCCGGCCGCCCTCGCCTTCGCCGAGGCGGCGCGCCGGGCCGGCGTGCAGGCGACCGATCCCGACGGGATCCTCTACCGGCCCGAGCTGCTGGCCCAGGCCGAGGTGCGCTTCGCCCGCCGCAAGTACGGGTTGAACACCGTCCTAAAGACCGCGGCGCTGGTGCCGCCCGATGAGCTCGAGGGGCTGGTGCGCTGGGAGGACCACGCCCGCGAGCCCTTCGACGAGGGCGTGCCCGACACCCGCCCCGCCCCGGACGCCCGCTGGGAGGAGCTGCCCGCCGAGCTGGCCGCCGCCCGGGGGCTGGCCAAGCGCGCCCGAGACTTCAAAGACTGGATCTACCAGTCCGCGAGCGTCGAGGTTTGGCACAACCCTCACCTCAAGCTCTACGGCGGCCCTGAGCTGGGCCGGGAGGCGTTCCTGGCCCGCTGCCGTAAGGAGGCCGAGTGGAAGGCGCGCGAGGAGGCGGAGAAGCAGCGCAGTAAGTACGAACGCCGGGTCGCCACCCTCAAGAAGAAGCTCGAGCGCGAGCTGCGCGAACTGGCCGAGGACGAGGCCGAGCTCTCGCGCCGCAAGATGGAGGAGATGGGCGGCTACCTCGACACCGTGATCGGCCTCTTCGGCGGCCGCAAGCGCGCGCTCACCGGGGCGCTCTCCAAGCGGCGGATGACGGCCCGGGCCAAGGAGGACGTGGAGGAGTCGAAGGCCGAGATCGCCGCGCTGGAGAAGGAGATCCAGGACCTCCTGGACGAACTGGAAAACGAGGTCGGCGCGATCGAGGACCGCTGGGAGGAGCTGGCCGCGGACGTCGAGCGGATCCCCGTTACCCCCTACAAGAAGGACATCGCCCTCGAGTACTTCGGTGTCGCCTGGGTGCCCTACTACGTAGCGAAGGGGCGGCTCTTGCGGGCTGTCGGCTAG